Part of the Gordonia crocea genome is shown below.
GTGTCGTTGACCATCAACCAGGCGGCGGTGCCGGCCAGGGTGAATAGGGCGATCTGGCTGGCCAGGCTGAACAGGACCTGGCCCGGGATTTGCATGAGCAGCAGCTTCATGATGGCCGAGTGCTGGCGGTCGATCGCGTCGCCGGCCAGGCTGCGCTCGGGCTCGACCCGGCGTGCCACGCGCAGTGCACTCTGGGTGCGGGCGAACTCGACGACGCGCTCACTCAGGTTGGCGTTGGCCTCGTTGGCGGCGCGGTCGGCCCGCTGGGAGATCGCGCCGGTGCCCCACAGGGCCCCCAGCAGCAGCGGCACCCCGATCAGCGCGACCACGCCGAGTTGCCAGGCGACGCCGAACAGGGCGAGGGCGATCGCGACCGGCAGCAGGATGGCACCGGTGACCGGGACCACCAGGTAGACGATGACGCCGACCAGGTCGGGGCCGGTGGCGGCGACCGCCTGACGCGCATCGGTGGTGGTGTCGGGGCCGAACCAGGTGAAGCGGATCCGCGACAGCCGGTTGGAGACGTCGCGCTGCGCGTGGTGCAGGGTGCCGAAGCCGAGGGTGAACCCGATCTTGGCGGTGTACCAGTCGGCGACCCACCCGATCACGGTGGCGGCGGTGAGCGCCCCCAGCCAGCGGACGGCGGCGCCGTGCTCGCCGTCGACGAGGGCGGTGATCAGGGGGACCAGGATCACGACCGCCGCCGCGCGCGCGATGACCGACAGAATCGACGTCGCGGTGAAGCGGAGGACACTTCCCCGGCTGTTCGGGGGGAGTAGGGCCAACAGCGTCGTGAGCATTACTTGACTCCTGCCTTGTGACCCGCTGATTCCCAGAGGTCGCGATATCTTCCGCCGCCGGCGAGCAACTCGTCGTGGGTCCCGGTCTCGACGACCCGCCCGCCGTCGAGGACGACGATGGCGTCGGCGTCGGTGATCGTGTGCAGGCGGTGCGCGATGACCAGCACGGTCCGATCGGCGGCCAGACGGCTCAACGACTGCTGCACGAGGTATTCCGACTCCGGGTCGGCGAAGGCGGTGGCCTCGTCGAGCACCAGGATCGGCGCGTCGGCGAGGATGGCCCGGGCGATGGTGAGGCGCTGGCGCTCTCCGCCGGACAGGGCCGCGTCGGCGCCGAGCACGGTGTCGTAGCCGTGGGGGAGTCGCTCGATCCGCTCGTGGATGTTGGCCGCCCGAGCGGCGTTCTCGATCTGCTCGGGCGTCGCGTCGGGTACCGCGAGCGCGATGTTCTCCGCGACGGTGCCGGCCACGAGTTGGGACTGCTGCAGGACATAACCCAGGTGCCGGTAGAGGTCGTCGGTGGGCATCGACCGGATGTCGGCCCCGCCGATGCGGATGGCGCCGGCGTCGACGTCGTGGAACCGGGCCAACAGGGCGGCCAGGGTCGTCTTCCCGGATCCGGACGGCCCGACGAGGGCGGTGACCGTTCCCGGCCGCAGCGTCAGCGACACATCCTGCAGGACGGGGATGTCGCGGCGGTAACCGAAGGTCACCCCGTCGAAGACGACCTCGGCACCCGCGGGTGCGGTGTCGTCGTCGAGCTCGGCGAGTTCGGGTTCTTCCAGGACGTCCTGGATGTCGCGCGCCGCGACGGTTCCGGCGCGGATGCCGGACAGGCCGTACCCGATGCCGAGGAGGCGGGCGCCGAAGGTGGTCCCGAGGAACAGGAACGGGAGCAGTCCGGCGACGTCGGTGCGGCCGGACACGACGAACCAGGTGCCGACGGCGGCGATCAACCACAGGAAGGTCGTGGGCCGGGTGACGAGGTCCATGACGGTCTTGGCCTTGATGAACGGGCGCTGCCAGCCGTCGAGGAAGCTGATGTAGGCGTCGAGGTTGCGTCGGAAACTCGACGCCATCTCGCCGCCGAACACCCGGATGACCGGCTGCGCGTCGAGGTACCCGGCCGCCTCGCCGTTCATCCGCTCCACCCAGGACTGCGCCTGCGGGATCTTGGACCCGGACTGGGCCATCATCCGCCACATCGTGACGATGTAGGTCAGCACCGGGATGAACAGGAACAGGGCGATCCGCCAGTCGCAGACGAAGAGGTAGACGAGGACCGCGACCGGGGCGACCACGGCGGCGACCGCGTCGACGATCGCGTGGGTGACCAGATAGTGCAGCGACAAGGTGTTATCGGTGACCAGCGACTTGATCGAACCCGAGTTGCGGGCGGTGAACCAGCCCAGCGGCAGGCGGGCGAGCTTGCCGATCAGACGTCGGCGCAGGTCGCGGGAGAAGCGGGCGTCGACGCTGTGCAACCACAGCATCAGCGCCGCCTCGAGGGCCAGGCTGACGCCGAGCAGCACCAGTGCGAGGATCCCGATCGACCACAGCTGGTCTTCGGGGGCGTCGGTGAGGAGTCGGCGGCCCAGTTCGACGAGCAGGACGTAGGGCGCCAGCTGGAGCAGCGTCACCACGGCCTGGAGCACCCCGGCGACGATGAGCGTGCGCTTGAGCGGGGCGAGCAACCGCCCGGCGCCGGCGGCGCGCCACTGTCCCTGCACCGCGGTCGGTGTGGTGGAGGCGGCCGCGACGAT
Proteins encoded:
- a CDS encoding ABC transporter ATP-binding protein/permease gives rise to the protein MSRGFNGALMRAFGANDHTATVTAVHDLTPHCRRISFHSSTLFDEAEGFPTAFVRGWFPDGKGKEFQRAYTFSSTDADAGEFTMDFVLHEPAGPASQWASAAQPGDELAIMWMSAVPFEVPDENRPSGYLLIGDSASLPALNSVVETIPDDIPVELYLEQHDGLDRDLPLARHPRMRVHWVPRVDVESLAAALEDRDWSNWKAWACPETGSLKELRKRFKEFGFPRAELHVQAYWAQGKAMGKERDPAELEALAAAQVETIEPEIVAAASTTPTAVQGQWRAAGAGRLLAPLKRTLIVAGVLQAVVTLLQLAPYVLLVELGRRLLTDAPEDQLWSIGILALVLLGVSLALEAALMLWLHSVDARFSRDLRRRLIGKLARLPLGWFTARNSGSIKSLVTDNTLSLHYLVTHAIVDAVAAVVAPVAVLVYLFVCDWRIALFLFIPVLTYIVTMWRMMAQSGSKIPQAQSWVERMNGEAAGYLDAQPVIRVFGGEMASSFRRNLDAYISFLDGWQRPFIKAKTVMDLVTRPTTFLWLIAAVGTWFVVSGRTDVAGLLPFLFLGTTFGARLLGIGYGLSGIRAGTVAARDIQDVLEEPELAELDDDTAPAGAEVVFDGVTFGYRRDIPVLQDVSLTLRPGTVTALVGPSGSGKTTLAALLARFHDVDAGAIRIGGADIRSMPTDDLYRHLGYVLQQSQLVAGTVAENIALAVPDATPEQIENAARAANIHERIERLPHGYDTVLGADAALSGGERQRLTIARAILADAPILVLDEATAFADPESEYLVQQSLSRLAADRTVLVIAHRLHTITDADAIVVLDGGRVVETGTHDELLAGGGRYRDLWESAGHKAGVK